One window of Oncorhynchus masou masou isolate Uvic2021 chromosome 28, UVic_Omas_1.1, whole genome shotgun sequence genomic DNA carries:
- the sox32 gene encoding SRY-box transcription factor 32, protein MYFDPISTHFELCPTKAMFESDKFCCESSQSELMSEAKSPGSGPTSPISVNSDSSCASPEPKSSAETRVRRPLNAFIIWTKEERRRLAQLNPDLENTDLSKILGKTWKAMSLAEKRPYMQEAERLRVQHTIDHPNYKYRPRRKKQLKKGPKGPLPVEATVPLSTLCSKDFTTPYDLNYLIQNQSHQRQAYPHPATYPSSQAYFSHLPRETFPDRLIYTNPAATFSNKPLMYSNTEAYPAEPHPYYSTQHGLQQCGPPNPACAMSHREPGDFRASGPQLCPPTGPSLEFYLEQVQLDMLYDLDPSEFEQYFGPSTCQPEPLE, encoded by the exons ATGTACTTTGATCCGATCTCCACACATTTCGAACTGTGCCCAACGAAAGCCATGTTTGAAAGCGACAAGTTCTGCTGTGAGTCTTCCCAGAGTGAGCTGATGTCCGAGGCGAAGTCCCCCGGCTCTGGCCCAACCAGTCCTATCTCGGTCAACTCTGACTCCAGCTGCGCCAGTCCTGAGCCGAAATCATCCGCAGAGACGCGGGTCAGAAGGCCGCTGAACGCCTTCATTATCTGGACCAAGGAGGAACGCAGACGCTTGGCCCAACTCAACCCTGACCTGGAGAATACCGACCTCAGCAAAATTCTCG GTAAGACCTGGAAGGCCATGTCTCTGGCAGAGAAGCGGCCTTACATGCAGGAGGCAGAGCGCCTGAGAGTACAGCACACCATTGACCATCCCAACTACAAGTACCGGCCTCGCAGGAAGAAGCAGCTGAAGAAGGGCCCCAAAGGGCCCCTGCCTGTGGAGgccactgtccctctctccaccctctgcaGTAAAGACTTTACCACGCCTTATGACCTCAACTACCTCATCCAGAACCAGTCCCATCAGCGGCAAGCCTACCCACATCCAGCCACCTACCCATCCTCCCAGGCATACTTTTCCCATCTTCCCAGGGAGACCTTCCCAGACAGGTTAATTTACACAAATCCAGCAGCCACATTCTCTAACAAGCCTCTAATGTACTCTAACACTGAGGCATACCCAGCAGAGCCTCATCCGTACTACTCTACCCAGCATGGGCTGCAGCAGTGTGGGCCCCCCAACCCAGCCTGTGCTATGTCTCACAGGGAGCCAGGGGACTTCAGGGCCTCGGGCCCCCAGCTGTGCCCCCCTACTGGCCCCTCTCTGGAGTTCTACCTGGAGCAGGTTCAGCTGGACATGCTCTATGATCTGGACCCCAGTGAGTTTGAACAGTACTTTGGCCCGTCCACATGCCAGCCAGAGCCCCTGGAGTAG